From the Deltaproteobacteria bacterium genome, one window contains:
- a CDS encoding histidine kinase — protein sequence MLKKGQIPYESYVGFSQEFWESENRLHHLSSQLLAAQENERRRIARELHDSIGQSLAATKFILEKKLSQLSNGSPPPGVTLKDVIPMIQKAIEESRRISMDLWPSVLDDLGILSAISWFCRQFEAAYERGANYFLVKGSATNEEILGLVESILSDSGFNLQGSKR from the coding sequence TTGCTGAAGAAGGGGCAAATTCCTTATGAATCCTATGTAGGATTCAGCCAAGAGTTCTGGGAATCAGAGAATCGACTCCACCACCTCTCTTCCCAGCTGCTGGCGGCCCAGGAAAATGAAAGAAGGCGGATCGCGCGGGAACTTCACGACAGCATCGGACAGTCCCTGGCCGCCACCAAATTTATCCTGGAAAAGAAACTCAGCCAGTTAAGCAACGGGAGTCCCCCTCCGGGGGTTACCCTGAAAGATGTGATTCCCATGATTCAAAAGGCCATTGAAGAAAGTCGCAGGATATCGATGGACCTGTGGCCGTCCGTCCTTGATGACCTGGGAATTTTATCGGCCATCAGCTGGTTTTGCCGGCAATTTGAAGCGGCTTACGAGCGGGGAGCCAATTATTTCCTGGTAAAAGGTTCAGCTACCAATGAGGAGATCTTAGGGTTGGTCGAATCCATTCTATCCGATTCAGGTTTTAACTTACAGGGTTCAAAACGATAG
- a CDS encoding MASE3 domain-containing protein yields the protein MNRSKVTFLFGFSILFGLYLTSLYSYLLFHSLAEIFSIIIACGIFMIAWNSRRFLDNHYLLFIGIAYLFVGGLDLVHTLAYKGMGVFSGYNANLPTQLWIAARYLQSISLLLAPLWIGRKLKINSMLLAYGVVVALLLLAIFPWQIFPDCFMEGRGLTPFKKISEYIISLILMTAIILLIQRRKEFDDIVFQLLNWSILTTIAAELAFTFYVSVYGLSNLVGHLFKVVSFYLIYKALIETGLVRPYDLLFRNLKKSEEALRFSESKFSKAFRSSPSPVTISSLAEGCYIEVNDSFLQLMGYSREEVIGHTTLDLNIWNQPEDRAKMREILQEQRAIRDLECAFRTKSGEVRIALLAAEIIEVKGEPAKNILMP from the coding sequence ATGAATCGGAGTAAGGTCACTTTCCTTTTTGGATTTAGCATCCTGTTCGGGCTATACCTGACCAGCCTTTATAGCTATCTTTTGTTCCACAGCCTTGCGGAGATATTCAGCATAATCATCGCCTGCGGCATTTTTATGATTGCCTGGAACTCTCGCCGCTTTCTCGATAACCATTATCTTCTTTTCATCGGTATTGCTTATCTATTTGTTGGGGGTCTGGATTTGGTCCACACCCTGGCCTACAAAGGAATGGGGGTTTTTTCGGGATATAATGCCAACTTGCCCACTCAATTATGGATTGCGGCTCGTTATCTCCAGAGCATCTCCCTGCTTCTTGCCCCTTTATGGATCGGCCGGAAGTTGAAAATTAATTCTATGTTGCTGGCTTACGGGGTTGTCGTTGCTCTGTTGCTTTTGGCGATTTTCCCCTGGCAGATTTTTCCCGATTGTTTCATGGAAGGTCGGGGATTAACCCCTTTTAAGAAGATCAGCGAATATATCATTTCTCTGATTCTTATGACGGCCATAATCCTTTTGATTCAAAGACGGAAGGAATTCGACGATATTGTGTTCCAATTGTTGAATTGGTCAATCCTCACCACCATCGCAGCCGAATTGGCTTTTACTTTTTATGTAAGTGTCTATGGCCTTTCCAATTTGGTCGGACACCTTTTCAAGGTTGTATCTTTCTATCTCATCTATAAAGCCCTAATTGAGACAGGCTTGGTAAGGCCTTACGATCTCCTCTTCCGTAATCTGAAAAAAAGTGAAGAAGCCCTGCGCTTCTCCGAGAGCAAATTCTCCAAAGCCTTTCGCTCCAGCCCAAGCCCGGTTACGATTTCTTCCCTCGCCGAAGGGTGCTATATCGAGGTCAACGACAGTTTTCTGCAGCTAATGGGATATTCTCGGGAAGAGGTCATTGGTCATACCACCCTCGATCTCAACATTTGGAACCAGCCAGAGGATCGCGCCAAGATGAGAGAAATATTGCAGGAACAGCGGGCCATTCGCGATCTGGAATGCGCTTTTCGCACCAAATCCGGCGAAGTCCGGATTGCCCTTTTAGCGGCAGAAATCATCGAGGTCAAGGGTGAACCCGCAAAGAATATCTTGATGCCGTAG
- a CDS encoding ArsA family ATPase, which yields MVGGKGGVGKTTCSAALALHFARSGQRTLLISSDPTPSLSDIFETDIGASEKQIQGVANLYGLEIHSEVILQRWKERFGPEIHEVLTAFANLDYDFVDYIGGAPGIEEEYMLHFIVELVEKGSYDRIVWDTAPAGHTLRLLHLPKLFITHLEAAAKFYVNLYGAFEKIANTVRLKKSKRGILQIITGWQELSQRILDFIRDGQRTAYVIVTIAEGLGVRLTERLLQDFEAFHLTVGHLIINYLIQEADCPFHRRRQAMQRKYLRQLRETYGQRMALIEVPLLADEVKGIKRIREVADLLFPEAKKSSLKR from the coding sequence ATGGTAGGCGGCAAAGGTGGAGTGGGGAAGACTACCTGCTCAGCAGCCTTAGCCCTCCATTTCGCCCGCTCAGGTCAGAGAACCCTCCTGATTTCCTCTGACCCGACGCCTTCTCTTTCGGATATTTTCGAAACAGATATTGGTGCGAGCGAAAAGCAAATTCAAGGAGTGGCCAATCTCTATGGCTTGGAAATCCATTCTGAAGTCATCCTCCAGCGCTGGAAGGAACGATTTGGTCCGGAGATCCACGAAGTCCTTACGGCGTTTGCCAATTTGGATTACGACTTCGTGGATTATATCGGGGGGGCTCCAGGAATTGAGGAAGAATATATGCTCCATTTTATCGTCGAATTGGTCGAGAAAGGATCCTACGACCGAATCGTCTGGGACACAGCCCCAGCCGGCCACACCTTGCGTCTCCTCCACCTGCCCAAACTCTTTATCACCCACCTGGAAGCAGCCGCCAAGTTCTACGTGAACCTTTACGGGGCTTTTGAAAAAATTGCCAACACGGTCCGCCTGAAAAAAAGCAAAAGGGGCATTCTCCAGATCATCACCGGGTGGCAAGAACTTTCGCAGAGGATTTTAGACTTTATCCGTGACGGGCAACGTACAGCGTATGTCATCGTAACCATTGCCGAGGGTCTCGGCGTTCGCTTGACCGAGCGGTTGCTGCAGGATTTTGAGGCTTTTCATCTGACCGTGGGTCATCTCATCATCAACTACCTCATTCAGGAAGCAGACTGTCCTTTCCATCGCCGGCGGCAAGCCATGCAGCGTAAGTATTTGCGGCAGCTTAGGGAAACCTATGGCCAGCGCATGGCTCTCATTGAAGTCCCTTTGCTTGCCGATGAGGTGAAGGGAATCAAGCGCATCCGGGAGGTCGCTGACCTTCTTTTTCCGGAAGCGAAAAAATCGTCTTTGAAACGATGA